A DNA window from Arachis duranensis cultivar V14167 chromosome 3, aradu.V14167.gnm2.J7QH, whole genome shotgun sequence contains the following coding sequences:
- the LOC110279559 gene encoding gibberellin 2-beta-dioxygenase, whose amino-acid sequence MVVKVVSHTSELNRFLPIKPCKTTPPTIFSGTPEVDLSHPEAKTIMVKACQDYGFFKLINHGVSFHLISNLENHALNFFSQPQSLKHMAAPPHDPFGYGSSRIGSNGDVGRVEYLLLNTNPDVLSPNSLLILHQLPVLFRCALEEYMVAMKKMCCEVLEVMAEGLGIGERNALSRVVGDQRSDSCFRLNYYPPVAADGNMLIGFGEHTDPQIISVLRSNSESGLQICLNDGSWVSVPPDPTSFFINVGDSLQVMTNRRFKSVKHRVLAESKKSRMSMIYFGGAALSEKIAPLKSLMSKDEESLYKEFTWLEYKNAAYKSRLADNRLSLFEK is encoded by the exons ATGGTTGTTAAGGTTGTGTCCCACACAAGCGAATTAAACCGCTTTCTCCCCATCAAGCCATGCAAAACTACTCCTCCAACCATCTTTTCCGGCACCCCTGAGGTTGACCTCTCCCACCCGGAGGCCAAGACAATAATGGTCAAGGCCTGCCAGGACTATGGCTTCTTCAAGCTCATCAACCATGGCGTTTCATTCCACCTCATCTCCAACCTCGAAAACCATGCCCTTAACTTCTTCAGCCAGCCGCAGTCTCTCAAACACATGGCTGCGCCGCCTCACGACCCTTTTGGCTACGGCAGCAGCCGAATTGGCTCCAACGGGGACGTCGGCCGGGTCGAGTACCTCCTCCTCAACACCAACCCCGATGTCCTCTCCCCTAACTCCCTCCTCATTCTCCACCAGTTACCCGTACTCTTCAG ATGCGCGTTGGAAGAGTACATGGTGGCGATGAAGAAGATGTGCTGCGAGGTGCTGGAGGTAATGGCGGAGGGACTGGGGATAGGGGAGAGGAATGCGCTGAGTAGGGTGGTTGGGGACCAGAGGAGTGATTCGTGCTTTAGGTTGAACTACTATCCGCCCGTGGCGGCGGATGGGAATATGTTGATTGGGTTTGGGGAGCACACAGACCCACAGATAATATCAGTGCTTCGATCGAACAGCGAATCAGGGCTTCAGATTTGTCTCAACGATGGCAGTTGGGTTTCCGTACCACCCGATCCTACTTCCTTTTTCATCAATGTTGGTGACTCCTTGCAG GTAATGACCAATAGAAGATTTAAAAGTGTAAAGCACAGGGTATTGGCAGAGTCAAAGAAGTCAAGAATGTCAATGATATATTTTGGAGGAGCAGCATTAAGTGAAAAGATAGCACCATTGAAATCACTCATGTCGAAAGATGAAGAGAGCCTTTACAAGGAATTCACATGGTTGGAATACAAGAATGCTGCTTACAAGTCAAGGCTTGCTGATAATAGGCTCAGCCTCTTTGAGAAATAA